One window of Mastacembelus armatus chromosome 20, fMasArm1.2, whole genome shotgun sequence genomic DNA carries:
- the LOC113121946 gene encoding C-C chemokine receptor type 9-like, with amino-acid sequence MDVRNVTMETDYSEYTTSDYADYDTTEITGMCDKSSVREFRGHYEPPLFSIIFILGAVGNLMVVWIYTTVRNRLKTMTDVYLLNLAVADLLFLCMLPFRAVDAIRGWNFGISLCKMVAAVYKINFFSSMFLLTCISIDRYIAIVQVIKAQNLKKKRLFYSKLACLGVWIVSTLLALPEFIFAQVKQNQGQSFCILVYSNNINNWTKILVLCLQICMGFCFPLLVMFFCYSVIIRTLLQAKSFEKHKALRVIFAVVFVFILSQLPYNSLLIVEAIQAANTTITDCNTVIGFDVAGQVAKSLAFTHACLNPFLYVFIGVRFRQDLLRIAKTCAGGLGKGGLNKTQTIPKRPSVMSDTDTTPALSI; translated from the coding sequence acCACTTCTGACTACGCAGACTATGATACAACTGAAATCACAGGGATGTGTGATAAAAGCTCAGTCAGGGAATTTCGTGGGCATTACGAACCGCCTCTGTTCTCGATCATCTTCATCCTCGGTGCTGTGGGCAACCTGATGGTGGTTTGGATCTATACCACTGTGCGCAACCGCCTGAAAACAATGACTGATGTGTACCTGTTAAATCTGGCTGTGGCTGACCTCCTCTTCCTGTGCATGCTGCCCTTCAGGGCTGTCGATGCCATCAGGGGCTGGAACTTTGGAATCAGTCTATGCAAAATGGTGGCTGCTGTCTACAAGATCAATTTCTTCAGCAGCATGTTCCTTCTCACATGCATTAGCATCGACCGCTACATCGCTATCGTACAAGTCATCAAGGCCCAAAACCTTAAGAAAAAGAGGTTATTCTACAGTAAACTGGCTTGCTTAGGTGTCTGGATTGTCTCCACTTTGCTGGCCCTCCCTGAGTTTATCTTTGCTCAAGTCAAGCAGAACCAAGGGCAGTCCTTCTGTATTTTGGTCTActcaaacaacataaacaactgGACTAAGATCCTGGTGCTGTGTCTGCAGATCTGCATGGGTTTCTGCTTTCCTCTACTGGTTATGTTCTTTTGTTACTCTGTCATCATCCGCACACTTCTGCAGGCCAAGAGCTTTGAAAAGCACAAGGCCCTACGTGTCATCTTCgctgtggtgtttgtgtttatccTCTCGCAGCTGCCTTATAATAGTCTTCTGATAGTGGAGGCCATCCAGGCAGCTAATACTACCATCACAGACTGTAATACTGTAATTGGTTTTGATGTAGCCGGACAGGTAGCCAAGAGCTTAGCATTTACTCATGCCTGCCTGAACCCATTCCTCTATGTCTTCATTGGAGTTCGTTTCAGACAAGACCTCTTAAGGATTGCAAAGACATGTGCTGGTGGTCTGGGCAAAGGGGGActcaataaaacacagacaattcCCAAACGTCCCTCTGTCATGTCAGACACTGATACTACTCCTGCCCTTTCCATATAA